In the Doryrhamphus excisus isolate RoL2022-K1 chromosome 2, RoL_Dexc_1.0, whole genome shotgun sequence genome, TCCGAGACAAGGTAGGCTTTGTATGAATagcaaaataatattaaaaaatatgatataataatatgtcaAATAATGGAATGACAAGCGACATAAGTATTtgaactaaggatcgaccgatacatcggccggccgatatatcaggccgatatttgcgtttttgacttgaatcggtatcggccgacaTCAAACTCAGCAGACATCATAAGATTTGCCATATTGATCTATTTCTATATtgctatagatcaggggtctcaaactcaatttacctgggcgccactggagctaaggtctgggtgaggctgggctgtgtcaggtaaaaaaaataaaataaaatttaaaaaaaataaaaaaaaataataaaacagaaaaaaataaaaatataataaaaatattaataaatattaattatattaaacattaataaatatatatataatagtcttcaatgcttctgctataccctacactttttcagtgctttggttttttggaaaagctctgataaaacattaaattattataaatcattataaattaatttttatttaaattattaaataaatgtttaatcttactttttatttttcgacacaaaataagatggaaaaataaataagcaaataaaaaaaacaaatgaaacaagtgaaacaaattaacaaattaatatttatttattattaaattattaaataaatgtttaatgttaatttttatttttcgacacaaaataagatggaaaaataaatatgcaaatcaaaaaacaaatgaaacaaattcatttttattgaatattaaattattaaataaatgttaaatgttaatttttatttttcaacacaaaataagatggaaaaataaataagcaaatcaaaaaacaaatgaaacaaatttacaaattcatttttattgaatattaaattattaaataaatgtttaatgttaattttttttgacaaaataagatgaaaaaataaataagcaaatcaaaaaacaaatgaaacaagtgaaacaaattaacaaattaatatttatatattattaaattattaaataaatgtttaatgttaatttttatttttcaacacaaaataagatggaaaaataaataagcaaattaaaaaacaaataaaagaaattgacaaattaatttttattgaatattaaattattaaataaatgtttaatgttaatttttatttttcgacacaaaataagatggaaaaataaataagcaaatcaaaaaacaaatgaaacaaatgaatttttatttattattaaattattaaataaatgtttaatgtaaatttttatttttcgacacaaaataaaatagaaaaatcaaaaaacaaatgaaacaaattaactttTCATAtgaaggcaggggcctcaaactagtctcccgcgggccacatttggcccacgggccgcgtgtttgagacccctgctatagctATTTGAAGGCCTGTGTCTGTTCCCCGTGGCAGCACATCGACACTTCGCCTTGTGATTATAACGTGGCAGTGAAAGCGGCGGAGAAGACGCCCTGCAAGTAAACACTTCACCTTCCTAACCTCAGCGCTGCAAACGACATTGAACGCATTTCTTGATCATTTTTTTATCTTCTCAACTTGCAGACATGTGATGTTTCGGTCAAGAGTGCAAAGGATCACCTTTCCTCCAGTAGGTATCTGATCTCCAACACTCGTTATTAGCACTAATCACTCCATTGTCCGGGAAAAGGCTGCATGACAAAAGCCTTTCAGTGGGTTTTGGTTACAAGTCGGGCGCTACTGTGATGTCTATCTGGTAGAAGATGCACATGAGCAGGTTATGACAAGCAAAGAAAAACCATCTCCACGCTCGTCTGATGGGAAGATTTGCTCCGTTTGAAGGTCGGGAGTCAGCTTTGGGCTCATATTGCGTTGTGTCGCGGCCGTAACGGTGCCTCCGCGCGAGTAACTGAGATATTTGACACTTGTTGGCAGCTGCCGAGTGTTGACACAGAAGGAAAGGCGCTAAGGGCGTTATTACTGCCGAGTTGGGAGCGTTTTTCCGACTCTGAGACACAATCGTTGTCAAAGGTTAAGCTCATACGCTAATCCCGCGTGTGACGATCGCAGTCTATCACGGGCAGATCTCCGAGCTCACAATGATATTTCCGGAATGTCAGTACAGGGAATGCGTGTGCAGCAGCTCCCATTAAATACGCCTGCATTAGCACCTTCGGGAGTCGGCGGTCCGGCCTGGATCAAGTCAATGGGCTCGTGGGATCAAACGGCATTGAATGGTAGCTGCCATTCCTCTGATGAGCACTACTCCCATCTGTCTGATTCGCACGGTGGCTGTATAGGAATGTCTGTTCTTTGACACTCCGGAAATCGGAATGTCGGAAAACCtcccaaaaaaaactaaaaaaaaaagccaacgaaatctaatataaataatacagaacttgaacttatttttttaagaatgatGAAGATCATATGACTCCTTCAGAAAGAAGGTCCTGGTCCTTGTGTCTACGATCCCCCAAGCAAGCCTGGAAaaggcatcacttcctgtttcaaatCCAAGCTTCCGCGGCTTCACGGCGTGCATCCAGTGAGTTGTTTTCTCCTAAGTCGTCCTATTTTCAACGTGTGTTAACATTGTCTTTATATACCCCAGAGAACCCCGGGACCCGGGGCATATGAACCCCGCTGGAAGTCAGGTGACCGCCTGAGCATGGAGCCCACTGTGGATCCGCACGTCAGCCTTCTCTTCCGTCCCACTCCCTAAGTGTGACATATatggcattgtatggtcatactacctcgtacttcggtacgggacaaaaaattaaaaataattatttttttaaaaaaactaaaaaaaaattaataaaatttaataaaatgaattaataaataaaataaatttgctaaatacaaggatgaagagtcttgaaccagtcatgatgtgctatatatatcactatattgacacttactatggtacccattatgtcattggatgctcatatcacctcatactttggtacgggacaaaaatgaagttaaaaaataaaaataaaaataagatgttaaaagttaataaaatacatttagaaaacTTGTaacgtaaacaaatgtaacggttactgattgtaaaaaaatgtttaattaaaaaaaaaatacataaaaaaaacttaaattatattaggaaagcaggaagtgaacaaatgtaacagttactgattgtaaaaaatatatattaaaaaaatgaaaaaaaacttaaaaatttaaaaaataaaacaaaaattaataaataaaatgaataaaatacattaaaaaattatattaggaaagcaggaagtgaacaaatgtaacagttactgattgtaaaaaaaaaatttaaatgaaaaaaacgtaaaattttaaaaaataaaacaaaaatgaataaataaaaaataataaaataaattttaaaaaacttaaattatattaggaaagcaggaagtgaacaaatgtaacagttactgattgtaaaagtaccagatggaggggtaggatttaataagctttgcttcttcctactccttttggacatgtggaactgggaactgattatgggatgcattcaattgtaatctgatgcatgttcaaatgaaataaaaccattaccattaccattaccattcctgAATACACCAAACCTGTAGTCCCTAAATGCTCGAACTGGTGTTTTTCTGCCCATGTTTAGCGGTCTTCCAGCATAGCATAATAGGCTCCATTTGCCGGCCTGAATTATCTTTAGCGATGGCAGCCAGGGAAGCAGAAAGATCTTATCTGCAACAAAGGGTACTTCATTCCACTTAACTACACGTTCCCGGTGTTGCTCTCACCCTTcgtctcttctctcttctctctGCTGCTTTCTCTTCTTCACTGTCGCTGGCAGTCAGGCCGCTACGCCTTGCTACTATCTCAGCCCCGCCATGCACTCGGGAGGAGGAATGCTGCTCAGCCATGCATCACATGCACATAGCTTAGCGTGGCATGCTGCTCCCTCAGATAACACATTCACTATTATTATGGGCCCGGGCGGCACACAATAAAACTGCTATTCTTATCGCTACCTGCTATGCATGCTGTCTTTTAGACTCGCAACGCAGCCATGATGGAAAGACATGGCAACACGGAAGAACAATAACACTTTTTAACTGGTCCACTTAAGACAGCGTGCATTACATACTGTGGAGTCAGGCATcgaacaaaaacatgctaggttaattgccgactccaaattgtccataggtatgaatgtgagtgtgaatggttgtttgtctatatgtgccctgtgattggctggccaccagtccagggtgtaccccgcctctcgccccaagacagctgggataggctccagcaaacccgtGACCCTTCAGtttcttcttcaataatctttgtagatttttgttattgtaatattatgactgtattcccgtaatattaaaactttgttattaaaatgtattttttacattacaactttattaacatgaaaacattttctttttaacgaagattacataattttttgttataattataaaaaaggcacaatatagttattgtgccttttttgttgttggaacatattttggctttattctataattttttccacatttctacgacttacatttttgtcaattttatgacttttaaatgatgaatattacatgaatattttgacttgttatatattatgttatatattatattatgtatattttgacccttgtgatgagaagtggtagaaaatgaattctattgacatgaaaacattatgatgacattatttttcattatattattatataatattatatatattatatatattattattgtgcctttttttgttgttggaacaaaacctttttctcttcatattttggctttattctcataattgtttccacatttttacaactttttatgacttttaaatcACGACCGTATGCTATTAAACAATTATTATACAATTGTTAAGttaattattttcttgttaaatgttatttttagaatgtttagcaagcaataaataataatacaatgctGAACCATGGTCTAATATTAGTCAAAAGAAATTGTGGtcaatatttctttttaaatagaAGTGAAATGTCTGCTCTTTCAATTttgatatataattttaattgtattttttaatgttttttattttaattaatttttttattattttttaaaattttaattggCCAGTATTTGTATGCAAACAATTATAACGCATCACTTTCTTGATAAAAAAGCCTTCCAAAACTTTATTGtattaaaatgcaatttttccaATCATCACTTCCTTCCTGTATATATTTTGATGTGTCACTGATATTGATCAGTGCATATTCTTAGCggtataacaataataatcgtGGACTGCGAGTTATTCCCATTACCAGTTTAGAAATTCCACTCAGGTCCAGGTCACGTTCCCTCCCACATCGGAGGTGATGGTGAGTCAGCTGACAAGGCGTCCAGACGCTCTTGCATGAAAGGACACCTTCACCCAAGAGGGCCGAGGGTGATCAAGTGGGGGGTGAAGTGCCTGATGAAGGAATGCCGCCATGTTAAGATGCTGTTAAACGCTTGGACTAGCGTAGCATCGCTGTAGGAATAATTCATCAGTCATTCCCATTAAAATAAGTTCAACATCGTCCCAGCTGCCTCCCGCTGCTAAATAATGCACCGTATTGTTTCAAAGTACGTCATCAAGTTTTTATTGCTTATGTTTTGTATTATGTATAGCAGTcattcccacattcccacattcccactcacattcatacctacggacaatttggagtcgccgattaacctggcatgttttttggaatgtgggaggaaaccggagtacccggagaaaacccacgaacaggagaacatgcaaactccacacagagatggccgagcggggaatcgaacctgggtctccaagctgtgtggcctgcatgcgcgctaaccacgtaCATTTTGATACAGAAAGTGAGACACGCTATTGAACTACAGTCGACTCACGGAGTGTATTAACAGCATGCTAACCATTTTAGcatgctcatttttttaaatgttaaaatgctaattgAGGTTCGGCtgtcaatgttatttttattattattattcaaagtttttacattacaactttattcacatGAAAACATTCTCTTGAATTTTCAACTCTATTCGACTcagatgacattatttttcgatatattataatataacgttatattatattttcgttatattatattataatatttttgtgccttttttgttgttggaacaaaacctttttctcttcatattttggctttattctcataatttctTCCACATTTTTGCGACAATTTTAcgaattccaaaaacatgctaggttaattagccactccaaattgcccgaagacagctgggataggctccagcacccccgcgacccttgtgaggaaaaagcggtcgaaaatgaatgaatgaaatcataaaCATTACatgaatatttggactttatgctattaaaatatgttatttttcctcataatattacgacaacttttttttcttaatattttgactttattcttgtaaaattactgctgattttcgcatatatataaaatttttaaattaattgttttcttgttatattctatttttagaatgtgcagcgagtaataaataataatacaacgtTCCCTCGTTTCGTTCTTTGTGATGCTAATGTGAGTACACGTTTGTAATAAGATGTAACATGATTGGCTCAGTGAACTCcggtgtacacacacacgtgagcatgttgtgtatttgtgtgtgtgtgtgtgtctgtgtgtgtgtgtggtgacacTGACGTCGAATGGAGAGCCTCATTTGCTTGTTGTCATTCTTTTAGGCTTTACAGCGAAACGCTTCTTCCATTAATCTgtcttcctttcctttccttccttacAAAGGCTGCTGagaccactgtgtgtgtgtgtgtgtgtgtgtgtgtgtgtgtgtgtacacatcaTGTAATGTTTCACCGGCGTCCCCACAGGGATTAGACCATTCATCTCCCAAAGCGCCAGTGTGGGTGTCACAGCGTGCTAATGAGAGGAAGACGGGTACGAGGGAGAGTTGGCTAGCAATGAAGGAACAcgtaaaaatagattttttttttttcgacagaCGAAAAAGAAATGACAGTGATAACGATAACGGCTGCGTCGGCCAGAGTGTTGTGAGgtgaggtttttgtttttgttttttttttcacgtggGGGGCCTCGTGGTCAGGACGTTCAGCCTCAACGGCACGAGATCAAGGGTTCCAGCTCGTGAGGATTCCCTTTTCCCGCTTTcccaaaacattcattaaaGAATATAAATTGTGTGATTGGCAATTATCAAAGGATGGAATTTGAAATTtggtctttattgtcattataaaaGACGTACAACCAGATTgtagagcttctcctttcaatGCAATAGTCAAATTAAAAAggtatacaaaaagtaaaagtaaaaaaaaaaagacagtttaacaagatatatacaagatatagcGATGTACATCTacgcaatactttgtttttatattcagtatagttattccagactccattcactgtgcaatatctgatcaatattaaggctctaagtacaatatatgaagtatttttataatacctcatattaactcacttacaagatctcatagtgtatagactggtcatatatttcatctcatatttcatattatcttgcaaactgtatttgtatataactctgggtaaaattgttaatttgttattacttgttttttttatattgtttatttttttattgtgtatttcgATTCTGTACTCTtactgctgtgcaatgcaaatttccccactgagggacgaataaaggcatatatcTTATACACATACGTAATATTGCACGGGAGCATATATGTATTGCAGACACcggaatatatattaattttagtgcataTAATAAATGGgtcttagtgcaaataatgaatggtgtatacgaggggggggcaaactttttgactcgcgggccgcattaatttaacaaaattgacgggggggattatgtagtattttacacgtaacagtccatttttacacctatatttttacacatattttacatgtaaaagtgtcatgcaatctgctatatgtgcacttcgaaatcatttatttgatgtaaagtgtgttataaatgtattattattattattgttttttttattagaattattattattattagttatagtaatacAATTTacatacaaatttccccaccgagggatgaataaaggcatagcTTAAtcttaatgttattatattattattattatgttaataataataatattactaccattattatattaatattattaacaacaatattaatataatagtagtattattatcattattgacaacattattattattattattattattactattattgtgcttgtgctcctttttccaggagtattttgtaaacaacagaccacatcaaataacgaaattgataaagcagctacctcaaccatcaaaaagttggcacaagccacgatgccaggttatgtgttgagtttaaacgaaatactttggaaaaaacaggcgggccatattgaaacacttggcgggccggatgtggcccccgggccgtagtttgcccacccctggtgtacacagatgagtcaaaaagtcacatatgagtgtattgcaTTGTTTTGG is a window encoding:
- the stpg4 gene encoding protein STPG4, producing the protein MLPFRKGTRTDKANLHDRSRWCLDTPNPGVYYIRDFIEEADLNSVRKTYGFKGTGRKHEVLGLPKGDLLLPGAYDHSDPTQEFLKRKMSYSFKTCPRPDIVTLGVRDKHIDTSPCDYNVAVKAAEKTPCKHVMFRSRVQRITFPPKEGPGPCVYDPPSKPGKGITSCFKSKLPRLHGVHPRTPGPGAYEPRWKSGDRLSMEPTVDPHVSLLFRPTP